In Oryza sativa Japonica Group chromosome 3, ASM3414082v1, one DNA window encodes the following:
- the LOC4333114 gene encoding COBRA-like protein 5 precursor, translating to MELHRCSLLALLLAVTCSVAVAYDPLDPKGNITIKWDVISWTPDGYVAMVTMSNYQMYRQILAPGWTVGWSWAKKEVIWSIVGAQATEQGDCSKFKGGIPHSCKRTPAIVDLLPGVPYNQQIANCCKAGVVSAYGQDPAGSVSAFQVSVGLAGTTNKTVKLPTNFTLAGPGPGYTCGPATIVPSTVYLTPDRRRRTQALMTWTVTCTYSQQLASRYPTCCVSFSSFYNSTIVPCARCACGCGHDGYRGNGGGGKNARAGDGRSRRNSGGGGGHSGGTECIMGDSKRALSAGVNTPRKDGAPLLQCTSHMCPIRVHWHVKLNYKDYWRAKIAITNFNYRMNYTQWTLVAQHPNLNNVTEVFSFQYKPLLPYGNINDTGMFYGLKFYNDLLMEAGPFGNVQSEVLMRKDYNTFTFSQGWAFPRKIYFNGDECKMPPPDSYPYLPNSAPIGPPRSVAAAASAILVVLLLVA from the exons ATGGAGCTGCACAGATGCTCTCTCCTCGCTCTGCTCCTCGCCGTGACATGCTCGGTTGCAG TGGCGTATGATCCGCTGGACCCGAAGGGGAACATCACGATAAAGTGGGACGTGATATCGTGGACGCCCGACGGGTACGTGGCGATGGTGACGATGAGCAACTACCAGATGTACCGGCAGATCCTGGCGCCCGGGTGGACAGTGGGGTGGTCGTGGGCCAAGAAGGAGGTCATCTGGTCCATCGTGGGGGCCCAGGCCACCGAGCAGGGCGACTGCTCCAAGTTCAAGGGCGGCATCCCCCACAGCTGCAAGCGCACCCCGGCCATCGTCGACCTCCTCCCCGGCGTCCCCTACAACCAGCAGATCGCCAACTGCTGCAAGGCCGGCGTCGTCTCCGCCTACGGCCAGGACCCCGCCGGATCCGTCTCCGCCTTCCAGGTCTccgtcggcctcgccggcaccaCCAACAAGACCGTCAAGCTACCCACCAACTTCACCCTCGCCGGCCCGGGACCCGGGTACACGTGTGGCCCGGCCACCATCGTCCCTTCCACCGTCTACCTCACCCCggaccggcgccgccgcacccaGGCGCTCATGACGTGGACCGTCACCTGCACCTACTCCCAGCAGCTGGCGTCGCGCTACCCGACCTGCTgcgtctccttctcctccttctaCAACAGCACCATCGTGCCGTGCGCCAGGTGCGCCTGCGGGTGCGGCCACGACGGCTAccgcggcaacggcggcggcgggaagaacGCCCGCGCCGGCGACGGACGCAGCAGAcgcaacagcggcggcggcggagggcacaGCGGCGGCACCGAGTGCATCATGGGCGACTCGAAGCGGGCGCTGTCGGCGGGGGTGAACACGCCGCGCAAGGACGGGGCGCCGCTGCTGCAGTGCACGTCGCACATGTGCCCGATCCGCGTGCACTGGCACGTCAAGCTCAACTACAAGGACTACTGGCGCGCCAAGATCGCCATCACAAACTTCAACTACCGCATGAACTACACCCAGTGGACGCTCGTCGCCCAGCACCCCAACCTCAACAACGTCACCGAGGTCTTCAGCTTCCAGTACAAGCCCCTCCTCCCCTACGGCAACATCA ACGACACCGGCATGTTCTACGGGCTCAAGTTCTACAACGACCTGCTCATGGAGGCAGGGCCGTTCGGCAACGTGCAGTCGGAGGTGCTGATGCGAAAGGACTACAACACCTTCACCTTCAGCCAGGGCTGGGCGTTCCCGCGCAAGATCTACTTCAACGGCGACGAGTGCAAGATGCCGCCGCCGGACTCCTACCCCTACCTACCCAACTCCGCTCCGATCGGGCCGCCGCGttccgtggccgccgccgcctcggcgatCTTGGTGGTGCTCCTCCTGGTGGCATGA
- the LOC4333115 gene encoding cOBRA-like protein 2 precursor, with the protein MARFLLGAAAIALLAGVSSLLLMVPFAEAYDPLDPNGNITIKWDITQWTPDGYVAVVTIYNFQKYRHIQAPGWSLGWAWAKKEIIWSMAGGQATEQGDCSAFKANIPHCCKRDPRVVDLVPGAPYNMQFGNCCKGGVLTSWVQDPLNAVASFQITVGHSGTSNKTVKAPKNFTLKAPGPGYSCGLAQEVKPPTRFISLDGRRTTQAHVTWNVTCTYSQFVAQRAPTCCVSLSSFYNETIVNCPKCACGCQNKKPGSCVEGNSPYLASVVNGPGKGSLTPLVQCTPHMCPIRVHWHVKLNYRDYWRVKVTITNWNYRMNYSQWNLVVQHPNFENVSTVFSFNYKSLNPYGVINDTAMMWGVKYYNDLLMVAGPDGNVQSELLFRKDRSTFTFDKGWAFPRRIYFNGESCVMPSPDLYPWLPPSSTPRFRTVFLLMSFLVCGTLAFLHNHLVLDKNCGKC; encoded by the exons ATGGCGAGGTTTCTCCTGGGTGCGGCCGCCATTGCGCTGCTCGCCGGCGTGTCGTCTCTGCTGCTGATGGTGCCATTTGCAG AAGCATATGATCCTCTCGATCCAAATGGGAATATCACAATCAAGTGGGACATCACACAGTGGACCCCAGATGGCTATGTT GCTGTTGTTACCATATACAACTTCCAGAAGTACCGTCATATCCAAGCGCCTGGTTGGAGTCTTGGGTGGGCTTGGGCAAAGAAAGAGATCATTTGGTCCATGGCTGGTGGGCAGGCCACAGAACAAGGTGATTGCTCGGCATTCAAAGCAAATATACCGCACTGCTGCAAGAGGGATCCGAGAGTTGTCGACTTAGTTCCTGGGGCGCCTTACAACATGCAGTTTGGAAATTGTTGCAAAGGAGGAGTGCTTACCTCATGGGTGCAGGACCCACTAAACGCAGTAGCATCATTTCAGATCACTGTTGGACATTCTGGGACTAGCAATAAGACAGTAAAAGCGCCGAAGAACTTCACTCTAAAGGCCCCAGGTCCAGGATATAGTTGCGGATTAGCGCAAGAAGTGAAACCTCCTACTAGGTTCATTTCACTGGATGGCAGAAGAACAACTCAAGCTCATG TGACTTGGAATGTGACATGCACATATTCGCAGTTTGTTGCTCAAAGAGCTCCAACTTGTTGTGTTTCACTTTCATCGTTTTACAATGAGACAATAGTTAACTGCCCGAAATGTGCGTGTGGCTGCCAGAATAAGAAGCCAGGAAGCTGTGTGGA GGGTAATTCGCCTTATTTGGCGTCTGTGGTGAATGGACCTGGCAAGGGCAGCTTGACTCCTCTAGTTCAATGCACACCACACATGTGCCCAATAAGAGTGCATTGGCATGTTAAGCTCAATTACAGGGACTATTGGAGGGTTAAGGTCACAATCACAAATTGGAATTACCGGATGAACTACTCGCAGTGGAACTTAGTAGTTCAACACCCAAATTTTGAAAACGTCTCTACTGTTTTCAGCTTCAACTACAAATCTTTGAACCCCTATGGAGTAATAA ATGACACTGCAATGATGTGGGGTGTCAAGTACTACAACGACCTGCTTATGGTGGCTGGGCCAGATGGAAATGTCCAATCCGAGCTTCTATTCCGGAAGGACCGGTCAACCTTCACCTTTGACAAGGGTTGGGCTTTTCCAAGGCGCATATACTTCAATGGCGAAAGTTGTGTCATGCCTTCACCAGATCTGTACCCATGGTTACCCCCCTCTTCTACTCCTAGATTTAGGACTGTATTCCTTCTCATGTCATTCCTGGTTTGTGGAACATTAGCATTCTTGCACAACCACCTAGTTTTAGACAAAAACTGTGGAAAGTGCTGA